The genomic stretch CTGCAGAACCTGATCATCCAGTCCGCGATCTACCTCGTCCTTTTTCTCGTCGTACGGTCGCTCGGGCAGTTCGCCACGACAGGGAGCGTGGCGAGAATGCTCGAATCGTTCGGCGATCCCCATCTGCGCTGGGCGATCCCGTTCTTTTTCAGTTTGGCCATGCTCTGCGAGTTCGGGTTGATGCTGAACCGGATGCTCGGATCCAACGCATTGCGCAACTTCGTAATGGGGACCTACCATCGGCCCCTCGAAGAAGAGCGGATCTTCATGTTCCTCGACCTCGAGGGGTCGACTCGACTGGCCGAAGAGTTGGGTGCCGAGCGCTTCTACGGTCTGTTGAGTCGCTTCGTAGACGATCTGACGGTTCCCATCCTCGACACGCGCGGCGAGATCTACCAGTACGCGGGGGACGAAGTCGTGATCACCTGGCGCAAGGATCGCGGTGCGGAGGAGGGCGCCTGCCTGCGCTGCTTCTTCATGATTCGCGACCGGATCGCTCGCAACGCGTCCAGTTATCTCGCGGAGTTCGGAACCG from bacterium encodes the following:
- a CDS encoding adenylate/guanylate cyclase domain-containing protein, yielding MELSGLTRLRLRTVGIVVFAACAISPFFNYYTNEDPIQGTLQGVLDAFFIALILGGYVVFAKDALQKRYLRRFSFLQNLIIQSAIYLVLFLVVRSLGQFATTGSVARMLESFGDPHLRWAIPFFFSLAMLCEFGLMLNRMLGSNALRNFVMGTYHRPLEEERIFMFLDLEGSTRLAEELGAERFYGLLSRFVDDLTVPILDTRGEIYQYAGDEVVITWRKDRGAEEGACLRCFFMIRDRIARNASSYLAEFGTVPKFRAGVHGGTTIAGELGDIKREIVFVGDILNTAARLEEYAKTHALPLVVSGAVIGWSDLPRSMVLEHLGAFQPRGKSESIEIFRVDDSG